A DNA window from Arachis duranensis cultivar V14167 chromosome 3, aradu.V14167.gnm2.J7QH, whole genome shotgun sequence contains the following coding sequences:
- the LOC107482071 gene encoding uncharacterized protein At2g02148 isoform X2, producing the protein MGTRVPVQHYNLNSPSSFIESPLHVLNAVDARTAAPSPIDHIAAPTPDPTTHDSAAAVDCMNESHRSCFDEDRSSLETNESSRGTYDILTIEDVSPIETARARFLQIVVDHFIDDHVIEVADSEADYSGQDKLDKRRNREIQYEGDPNFALPLMYVANMYETLVNDVNMRLASLNGIREKTIGVALEAAGGLYRRLAKKFPKKGPRTYKRRELATSMETRTRFPELVIQEEKRVRFVVVNGLKVVEKPNTMSIDDAEWFKRLTGRNEVAISADDYKFYSPRHKFRRAASISLSNIPDIPSFPGADNSSTLTINQGFRSTPTKHHLQSLPHQPQFHAVLQNNQAMHQSPHAGPYSHNHQSGPPSHLSEISHAHQPTSISQHMNCLQPLTGGHVGGRLHMLPPTPAKYCDECGAPYLRETSKFCSECGSKRLGI; encoded by the exons aTGGGGACTAGGGTTCCGGTGCAGCACTACAACCTCAATTCACCCTCTTCCTTCATCGAGAGTCCCCTCCACGTTCTCAACGCTGTCGACGCCAGAACCGCCGCACCCTCCCCCATTGACCACATCGCCGCCCCCACCCCGGACCCCACCACACACGATTCTGCTGCTGCCGTC GACTGCATGAACGAGTCCCATAGGAGTTGTTTTGACGAGGATCGCTCAAGTCTGGAGACTAACGAGTCTTCCAGGGGCACTTATGATATCTTAACCATTGAGG ATGTTTCGCCTATAGAGACAGCAAGGGCGAGGTTTCTGCAAATAGTTGTGGATCATTTTATCGATGATCATGTGATTGAAGTggctgattcagaggctgattATTCCGGCCAAGACAAGCTGGATAAGAGAAGGAACAGGGAGATACAGTATGAAGGGGACCCGAATTTTGCTCTGCCTTTGATGTATGTGGCCAATATGTATGAGACTTTAGTGAATGATGTTAATATGAGGCTTGCTTCCTTGAATGGTATTCGCGAGAAGACGATTGGGGTAGCCCTTGAAGCAGCTGGTGGTTTGTATAGAAGACTGGCTAAGAAGTTTCCTAAAAAAG GACCGCGTACATATAAGAGAAGAGAATTGGCAACTTCTATGGAAACAAGGACAAGGTTCCCAGAACTAGTTATACAAGAAGAGAAGCGAGTTCGTTTTGTGGTAGTTAATGGTTTGAAAGTTGTTGAGAAACCAAATACCATGTCAATTGATGATGCTGAATG GTTTAAGAGATTGACAGGTCGGAATGAAGTAGCTATCTCAGCTGATGACTACAAATTTTATTCTCCAAGACACAAGTTTCGGCGTGCTGCATCAATTTCACTTTCCAATATCCCTGATATCCCT AGTTTCCCTGGAGCTGACAATTCTTCTACATTGACTATTAATCAAGGATTTCGCTCA ACCCCGACCAAACATCACTTGCAATCATTGCCACATCAACCTCAGTTTCACGCAGTTCTCCAGAACAATCAAGCTATGCACCAAAGTCCGCATGCAGGGCCCTATTCCCATAACCATCAAAGTGGTCCGCCGTCCCACCTGTCGGAAATATCTCATGCTCACCAACCAACATCAATATCCCAACACATGAATTGCTTACAACCACTCACAGGTGGCCATGTTGGAGGACGCTTGCACATGCTG CCACCAACCCCTGCAAAATATTGTGATGAATGTGGGGCTCCATATCTGAGGGAAACATCCAAGTTTTGTTCTGAGTGTGGTTCAAAGAGGTTAGGAATCTGA
- the LOC107482072 gene encoding probable CDP-diacylglycerol--inositol 3-phosphatidyltransferase 2 — protein MAKKPGPKPGSKPSKLSVYLYIPNIIGYTRVLLNCFAFHVCFTNKILFSILYFFSFVCDAVDGWAARKFNQVSTFGAVLDMVTDRISTACLLVVLSQVYKPGLVFLSLLALDIASHWLQMYSTFLMGKASHKDVKDSSNWLFRLYYGNRMFMAYCCVSCEVLYLILFYLSENHTEKLMDVLATNLQKISILSFLIATSLVGCTIKQLTNVIQLKTAADACVLYDIDKKHKQ, from the exons ATGGCCAAGAAACCTGGACCAAAACCTGGATCAAAACCTAGTAAATTGTCTGTGTACCTTTATATTCCTAATATCATAG GATATACCCGGGTTCTTTTAAACTGCTTTGCTTTCCACGTATGTTTTACAAACAAAATATTGTTCtctattctctattttttcag CTTTGTATGTGATGCTGTGGATGGCTGGGCTGCTCGCAAATTCAATCAAG TGTCAACCTTCGGAGCTGTTCTGGACATGGTTACGGACag AATTAGCACTGCTTGTCTACTTGTTGTTCTTTCCCAAGTTTACAA GCCTGGCTTAGTCTTCTTGTCCTTGCTAGCTTTAGATATTGCTAGCCACTGGCTTCAAATGTACAG CACTTTCTTGATGGGCAAGGCTAGTCATAAAGATGTAAAAGACAGTAGTAACTGGCTTTTCAGGTTATACTATGGCAATAGGATGTTTATGGCTTACTGTTGTGTCTCATGTGAG GTTCTTTACTTAATCCTGTTTTATCTTTCGGAGAATCATACAGAGAAATTAATGGAT gtTTTAGCAACAAATCTGCAGAAGATATCAATACTCTCTTTTCTAATCGCAACAAGTTTAGTTGGATGCACAATCAAGCAGCTTACCAATGTCATTCAG CTGAAGACAGCAGCAGATGCATGTGTGCTTTATGACATCGACAAAAAACACAAGCAGTGA
- the LOC107482071 gene encoding uncharacterized protein At2g02148 isoform X1, producing MGTRVPVQHYNLNSPSSFIESPLHVLNAVDARTAAPSPIDHIAAPTPDPTTHDSAAAVDCMNESHRSCFDEDRSSLETNESSRGTYDILTIEDVSPIETARARFLQIVVDHFIDDHVIEVADSEADYSGQDKLDKRRNREIQYEGDPNFALPLMYVANMYETLVNDVNMRLASLNGIREKTIGVALEAAGGLYRRLAKKFPKKGPRTYKRRELATSMETRTRFPELVIQEEKRVRFVVVNGLKVVEKPNTMSIDDAEWFKRLTGRNEVAISADDYKFYSPRHKFRRAASISLSNIPDIPSFPGADNSSTLTINQGFRSQTPTKHHLQSLPHQPQFHAVLQNNQAMHQSPHAGPYSHNHQSGPPSHLSEISHAHQPTSISQHMNCLQPLTGGHVGGRLHMLPPTPAKYCDECGAPYLRETSKFCSECGSKRLGI from the exons aTGGGGACTAGGGTTCCGGTGCAGCACTACAACCTCAATTCACCCTCTTCCTTCATCGAGAGTCCCCTCCACGTTCTCAACGCTGTCGACGCCAGAACCGCCGCACCCTCCCCCATTGACCACATCGCCGCCCCCACCCCGGACCCCACCACACACGATTCTGCTGCTGCCGTC GACTGCATGAACGAGTCCCATAGGAGTTGTTTTGACGAGGATCGCTCAAGTCTGGAGACTAACGAGTCTTCCAGGGGCACTTATGATATCTTAACCATTGAGG ATGTTTCGCCTATAGAGACAGCAAGGGCGAGGTTTCTGCAAATAGTTGTGGATCATTTTATCGATGATCATGTGATTGAAGTggctgattcagaggctgattATTCCGGCCAAGACAAGCTGGATAAGAGAAGGAACAGGGAGATACAGTATGAAGGGGACCCGAATTTTGCTCTGCCTTTGATGTATGTGGCCAATATGTATGAGACTTTAGTGAATGATGTTAATATGAGGCTTGCTTCCTTGAATGGTATTCGCGAGAAGACGATTGGGGTAGCCCTTGAAGCAGCTGGTGGTTTGTATAGAAGACTGGCTAAGAAGTTTCCTAAAAAAG GACCGCGTACATATAAGAGAAGAGAATTGGCAACTTCTATGGAAACAAGGACAAGGTTCCCAGAACTAGTTATACAAGAAGAGAAGCGAGTTCGTTTTGTGGTAGTTAATGGTTTGAAAGTTGTTGAGAAACCAAATACCATGTCAATTGATGATGCTGAATG GTTTAAGAGATTGACAGGTCGGAATGAAGTAGCTATCTCAGCTGATGACTACAAATTTTATTCTCCAAGACACAAGTTTCGGCGTGCTGCATCAATTTCACTTTCCAATATCCCTGATATCCCT AGTTTCCCTGGAGCTGACAATTCTTCTACATTGACTATTAATCAAGGATTTCGCTCA CAGACCCCGACCAAACATCACTTGCAATCATTGCCACATCAACCTCAGTTTCACGCAGTTCTCCAGAACAATCAAGCTATGCACCAAAGTCCGCATGCAGGGCCCTATTCCCATAACCATCAAAGTGGTCCGCCGTCCCACCTGTCGGAAATATCTCATGCTCACCAACCAACATCAATATCCCAACACATGAATTGCTTACAACCACTCACAGGTGGCCATGTTGGAGGACGCTTGCACATGCTG CCACCAACCCCTGCAAAATATTGTGATGAATGTGGGGCTCCATATCTGAGGGAAACATCCAAGTTTTGTTCTGAGTGTGGTTCAAAGAGGTTAGGAATCTGA
- the LOC107482075 gene encoding protein SLOW GREEN 1, chloroplastic has product MSSSTFTTVPPSFFSFARSQSLPPPNLPFHIPIRRSFPRFTVSAHSSTSNSTAATNPILRNLKTLAGAAVFAAAIAVKFSALPARAELPPTTVTSAEPSPQILEESTTENTAAEAAATTAAASSSSSSSSPLSEFLGTNDEAVSALKSLLQQKLEVGEDEEALSILKRLCTAQPEVTDWKFLTARLMSEIGEIENARKVYEEILASNPLSFEALFENALLMDRSGEGEAVMKRLEEALAVAKEKNKAKEARDVRLIMAQIQFLQKNVDEALGIYQQLTKEDPSDFRPYFCRGMIYSLLDRNDEAKEQFAKYRELSPKKFEVDGYLRTPLSRMKLFGSDES; this is encoded by the coding sequence ATGTCTTCTTCCACTTTCACTACTGTCCCGccctccttcttctcctttgcTCGCTCTCAATCCCTCCCTCCCCCTAACCTCCCTTTCCACATCCCCATTCGCCGTTCCTTCCCTCGATTCACCGTCTCCGCCCATTCCTCCACTTCCAATTCCACCGCCGCCACCAATCCCATTCTTCGCAACCTCAAAACCCTAGCCGGTGCCGCCGTATTCGCAGCCGCAATCGCCGTCAAATTCTCCGCTCTCCCCGCCCGCGCCGAACTACCTCCCACCACCGTCACCTCCGCCGAGCCATCCCCTCAGATCCTCGAAGAATCTACTACCGAAAACACCGCCGCCGAAGCAGCTGcaacaacagcagcagcatcttcctcttcttcgtcttcttcccCTCTGTCTGAGTTCCTCGGAACCAACGACGAAGCTGTCAGTGCGCTCAAGTCGCTGCTGCAGCAGAAGCTCGAAGTAGGCGAGGACGAGGAGGCGCTCTCCATTCTCAAACGGTTATGCACCGCGCAACCCGAGGTAACAGACTGGAAGTTCCTCACGGCAAGGCTAATGAGCGAAATAGGCGAAATTGAGAACGCACGCAAGGTGTATGAAGAAATTCTCGCTTCGAATCCGCTCTCGTTCGAGGCTCTATTCGAGAATGCGTTGTTAATGGATCGGAGCGGAGAAGGAGAAGCGGTGATGAAGAGGCTGGAGGAGGCTCTTGCGGTAGCAAAGGAGAAGAACAAGGCGAAGGAAGCAAGGGACGTGAGACTAATCATGGCGCAGATCCAGTTCCTTCAGAAGAATGTTGATGAAGCTTTGGGGATTTATCAGCAATTGACCAAAGAGGACCCTTCTGATTTCCGGCCTTACTTTTGCAGAGGAATGATTTATAGTTTGCTTGATCGGAATGACGAGGCGAAGGAACAATTCGCCAAGTATCGAGAATTGTCGCCAAAGAAGTTTGAGGTTGATGGGTACTTGAGGACTCCTTTGTCAAGGATGAAATTGTTTGGTTCCGACGAAAGCTAA
- the LOC107481958 gene encoding uncharacterized protein LOC107481958 gives MVGMKKVNVHTRKGAKTGNRKKGKGRFDEVDNDEDHVLPQRAFSPFRAPTTTFSCFMQQLEHKKASVREEGLAAFIKIFNEGTQDSILEKRFVTYLYQVLNCLKKGLTKEKQLASQALGLMAITAFETDNVEEIYTYTISLVTELLQIPNKSLEPCGFIALIECLVIVTSFCASNSTQIQEVMQMIWEYICPKSKLSALRNQAHAANLLKLIYAWLFLLTKVDSWEIIYGHWQGAICQFLSLLKEDATCVVAGEALALIFDCDKIDKFFVKTEELLLESYDGLRKYVKDIILKQLESTSMEAKTALPLKQMFNNAARADWDVLMYFKEDKCPKYYERFNGQKLILSSWSSIIQGNKVIQQLFTFIPYHEEEDTPCLYEPILEKVEARVYFPVTREKDPELLIKSEIKKEREQIKSIIDRSKTKLMNKRRIFAEERKGKVYCNEVE, from the exons ATGGTGGGGATGAAGAAAGTTAATGTGCACACGAGGAAAGGTGCCAAGACGGGAAACAGAAAGAAAG gTAAAGGAAGATTTGATGAAGTTGATAACGATGAAGATCATGTGTTGCCACAGCGTGCGTTTTCCCCGTTTCGTGCTCCAACGACAACTTTCTCATGTTTCATGCAACAATTGGAACATAAAAA GGCTTCCGTTAGAGAGGAAGGATTAGCGGCttttattaaaatctttaaCGAAGGAACTCAAGACAGTATTTTAGAAAAACG ctttgTTACTTACCTGTACCAAGTTTTGAATTGCCTTAAAAAAGGTTTGACTAAAGAGAAACAATTGGCTTCTCAAGCTCTTG gGCTAATGGCAATAACAGCTTTTGAAACTGATAATGTAGAAGAAATATACACATACACAATTTCTTTAGTTACTGAACTACTGCAAATTCCTAACAAG AGTTTGGAACCATGCGGCTTTATCGCTCTTATAGAGTGTTTGGTCATAGTCACGTCTTTCTGCGCAAGCAATTCAACGCAAATTCAAGAAGTCATGCAAATGATTTGGGAATATATATGTCCTAAATCCAAGCTTAGT gCACTTAGAAACCAAGCCCATGCTGCTAATctattaaaattgatttatgCTTGGTTGTTCTTACTTACAAAAGTAGATAGCTGGGAAATCATCTACGGTCATTGGCAAGG GGCAATTTGTCAATTCTTATCTTTACTCAAAGAAGATGCAACTTGCGTTGTTGCCGGTGAAGCATTAGCTTTGATATTTGACTGCGATAAAATTGATAAGTTTTTTGTTAAAACTGAAGAATTATTATTAGAGTCTTACGATGGATTAAGAAAATACGTTAAAGACATTATTTTGAAGCAATTAGAGAGCACTTCAATGGAAGCTAAAACTGCACTTCCTCTGAAACAAATGTTCAACAATGCTGCTAGAGCCGATTGGGACGTCTTAATGTACTTTAAGGAAGATAAATGTCCAAAATATTATGAAAGATTTAATGGACAAAAATTAATTCTATCATCATGGTCTTCAATTATACAG GGAAATAAAGTCATCCAGCAATTATTTACATTTATACCGTACCATGAAGAGGAAGATACTCCGTGCCTCTATGAACCTATTTTAGAAAAG GTTGAAGCAAGGGTATATTTTCCTGTTACTCGAGAGAAAGATCCTGAGCTGTTAATAAAAAGTGAAATAAAGAAAGAACGAGAACAA ATAAAGTCAATTATTGATAGATCAAAGACAAAACTTATGAATAAAAGACGCATATTTGCAGAG GAGAGGAAAGGCAAAGTGTATTGCAATGAAGTTGAATAG
- the LOC107482074 gene encoding V-type proton ATPase subunit F, whose amino-acid sequence MANRAQIPTKNSALIAMIADEDTVVGFLLAGVGNVDIRRKTNYLIVDSKTTVKQIEDAFKEFTTREDIAIVLISQYVANMIRFLVDSYNKPVPAILEIPSKDHPYDPAHDSVLSRVKYLFSAESVASGRR is encoded by the exons ATGGCTAACAGAGCTCAAATTCCTACAAAAAACTCAGCTCTTATTGCCATGATTGCAGATGAG GATACTGTTGTTGGATTTCTGTTGGCTGGAGTGGGAAACGTTGACATCCGTAGAAAGACAAATTATCTCATTGTGGATTCAA AAACAACTGTCAAACAAATTGAGGATGCATTCAAAGAATTCACAACAAGGGAGGATATTGCAATTGTGCTGATTAGCCAATAT GTTGCAAATATGATAAGGTTTCTGGTTGACAGTTATAATAAGCCTGTTCCTGCAATTCTGGAAATCCCTTCCAAAGACCATCCTTATGACCCTGCACATGATTCAGTTCTTTCCCGAGTAAAGTATCTCTTTTCTGCCGAATCGGTGGCATCTGGGAGACGCTAA